The DNA segment CCTCATGAGCCGAACCATTCCATTCCCGCCTCCTGGCCCAGCCCTCTGTTAGAGGCGCCTTGTTCTCCCAGAACTCCAAGCAGGGTATGGCAGTCGTGCCCGAAATGGCTGCTGCGGTGTTGCTGTAGACTGGGATGTGCATCAGCACTGGGAAACGTGCTCTAAATATAGTGAAGCTACAGTCATCTTACCTCACAGTTTTGAGTCCCTGACCTAGATACAAGGGCTGTTTTGGAACCATACATTTCCAGCTGATTCTGTGGGCAAAACACCCCATCTTATCTGGCTAACGAGGCGCACACACATACCCCTTCACCATCAGCACAAGACTGCCCAGTGCTCTTCAGCTCCCCTTTTACATCATGTAGTTTCcttaaagtatttattttaaagtcagattaagccctgcacccacagacccTTGTGTTTCCAGCCACCCACACAGCCGTTCTGCAACTTGATTCAAAACTGTGACTAACCTTTTAACTTCAATACTGCTTCTGCCTCTTCTGCTTTCATGTTTCCTTCCTACCAACAACTGAAGTTTTTTCAGTGCAGAGAAAAGAATGCCTGCAATGCCATTTCTGCGTTCCCTCACTGTCACTCTGCACACTCCAAAAACCGTGGTATGGAGCAGggcccagccagcagagctgtgactgtGACCTGTACTGCAATTCTCTCAGAAACACATCCTGGGCTGGAAATCTAAAGTGTCATATATTGGGACTTTCAAATACACATTTTGACCGCTGATTTTAATCTGCGCTTTTAACCACATATAATCAGATTTGAGCTAGTTATCTATTTAGGCTATATCTCAGCAACTTGCAGTGTGCTATGCCTGACACAACAAGAGTGCAGCATCAGCAGACAGCCTGCTTGCTATCCTGAGTCTCTCTGGTGCAATGCTTCATGGGGTCCTGGCCTCTATCAGGCTCtatggccagcaggaccagggaagtgattcttcccctgtattCCACACTGGTAAGGCCACCTTGAGTTCTGGGCCTCTCGAATCGGGAGGGACATTGAGACATTGCCAGAGAATGGCAACAGAATTGGAAAAGCAACTGGAGCACAAGTCAGATGAGAGgtgactgagggagctggggtgcCTCAGCCTGCACTAAAGGAGTCTTGGGGTGACCTTATTGCCCCCTAGAACTCCcaggagggtgtagccaggtgagGGTTGGTCTCTTCGCCCAGGCaacagcaacaggacaagagggcaTGGCCTCAAGCTACACCAGGGGACATTTAGGTTGGACATCAGAAGaaatttctgcacagaaagggtgattagATACTTGAATGGGCTGCTTAGGGAGGTGGTGGAGGTACTGTTCCACGAGGTGTTTAAGGGAagtctggatgtggcacttatAGCTCTGGATCAGTTGACTAGGTCACGTTCAGTCATAGtttggactcgatgatctcggaggtcttttccaacctaagtgATTCTGTGGGAGGGCACGGTCCCGGGAGGCACGGCCGCCTCCCGCAGCAGGCGCGTCGTGCAGCTCCAATGGCGCGTTGTGCTGCCGGGCACGGCCCCTCGCCGTGACACAGCGCTGCCGGCACGCCGCGCTGGCGCCGGGCCCGcacggagcggggccggggagGGCGGTGCTGCCCGCTGAGATGGCGGCGGTGCTGAGGCGCGGAGCGGCCGGTAACGCGGGCGGGAGCGCGGGCGGGAGCGCGGGCGGGAGCGCGGGGCCGCGGCCAGAAGGCCGGAGGGAAGGGCGGCGGGGacgcgggcggcggggccggcacGGGGCGGCCGCGGGTCTCGGTGCCTGCTCCACTCCGCCGGATGTCCCCGTGAGAGACTCACAGGCCGAACGAAACTACTGTAAATGAAAACAAGGTCTCCGATCCAACTGACGGGCACATTAACAACTGACATCAGCTGGCATATGGTAAACTTACAGAGCAAACTCCAAACTTAAGGCGCGAGGAGGAGCTTGTCTTTTTTGAGGTGTGGTTTGGAGGtcaaattcaaaataatttcccGTTGATGATAACAACCTGTAGTGCTCACTCTGGTAGGGTAGGTTAAACTCACAGTACCTAAACCACACCATTTTATTTGGTAGCCACAGACCAGGAGAAAAGTGAATGAGAGGCTCGGTGCTGTCAGTGGTCGATCTATAGGATATTGGGAATGAAAATCCCTTTGTATGACTGTACTTTGATGGAAGgaatcagagctgcagcacacgAAGATTAAGTTTCCGTGAGCTGTGGAGCCCATCTGATTCCCAAAAGCCTTGTCCGGCACAGAGCAGATCCTAGTTGGCTTCCAGAGTTCCCAAGATGCTCACACCACCTTGAAATTTCTGGAATTTAAGAATGACCACACTATAAGTCAGTGAACACTGCTCCACATCAGAAGCAACAAACAAGCCTATAAATAAACATTAGAAGAGTGAGAATCTCAGTTTATTGGGTTCTTCAGACTTGTTACTTCATAATCTGCTCGGTTAAAGAATGAAACCCTTACTTGGTACAACTGTATATTTAAACTCTGATGTGCATACTACTAGTAGATCAGTCAACCATCAGTAGAATGACCCCCAAAtagataaatttaaaaatactcttcaaaTGAAGCTGAAGAAGGTTATATACCATAGAACAAGTTTTATGTTGTATAAATACATcatgtataaatacataaataaatacaagtgTTTCTTTCCTGGAAATACAGAAGTGATGGGGATTCAATCTAAAGTTTGctgaaaacctttctttttcacTGCAGGGCCATTTTTTGATTATTGGTTAGAAGAAGATTAGAATTTTAAGTAATCCATATAGTTACTAATGTAGGtaagacaagaaaaaaacaaatgctttttatttaatctcAGTCAATTCAATAATggaatttaaattattactCTGTATTCATCTGACTAGAGCTAGGATAAATTCACAAGACTTCATAGAATAAATGCTTATATGAGTGAGCATTTAAGTATCTTTGACTTTGCAAGAATCCTAGGAATATACTTCACTTTTTCAATCTACTGCCTTCCCAGGAAATACCCAAGAAATCAAACATTTCTGGGCAGAACCCAGAAGAAAGAgcattttctattattttttctagtGTTTCTCAAATAGCTGAGTAACAGTCTGTGTCTTTGTCAATTTacttgaaatagaaaaaatactaattaaatTACAATAACTATGTAGTTATATGCCCTGTGTGAAGTGCAGCAACAATTATAGATGTCATATGTAAAAGAATGGgaaaatcctttccttttcattagTACAGACTGCTTGAAAAAAAGATGTACATTAGTAGTATTTCTATTGAACTGCAGTCTGTTAATATTTgtaagaaagaataaaagagtAAAAGGCTCTGGAAAACATAATAAATTACATAGCAAGGGATCCTTCTctttcaaaggatttttttatttagagaaTACTGTCTTCCTCCAAGTGGAAAAATATCTCACATTTCAGCAAGAATTGAATAATGTCTTAAGAAATTACAGTACAAAATGGAGCTAATTCAGTAGAAGCTTAGGTGGGCAGGAAAGACTGTATAGCAGATGTTGGGAGGAGGGTTGTTAATTTTTGGAACACATGTATTTACTCTGGTTAACTGTAAAACTCTAGTTAATTATCATGCCTTTAATCATGCCACCTAGTTCCTGCATGTGTGTACCTCGTGCATTTTAGGCATTGCACAGTACTGCTACCTCACTTGGTTCGCCCTGATTCAGCTGCATTGACATGGCAAGTGTTCCTGCAAAATAGTTGCTGCACAGACAtttgaaaaacaagaatttttcTGCGTGTGAAAGTTTCTAGGAGATTTTCTTAAACATGTAAAAAGTTGAAAAACAGTTGCTATCCTTTACCAGTATGATTGCCTAAAGATAACAAGTGAAAGAATTGTCCAGAACTTCTGGCTGTGATGAAGGAGATAACAGGATGGACTGTGTGAAAACCTGGCAAGAAATACTGCAGGGCAGTTGTTTGTAGCACTGGACAAGTTTCTGGAAATACTTAATGTAGGATGTTGATTTAGTATCATCAAAAGATTGTGAATAGACTTCTGTGATACTAAGTCCATGCTAATATGCACATTGCATGTTGTAATTTTAATGTCAAATACATGCAAACATTTCTTCCTCCATCACAGCACCATGCTCAGAAAGGCTTAGGTTTAAGGATTTATCAGTTAtctttttgaggaaaaattaaCAGGTAGCTGTAGAATCTTGAAGTCCTGTGGAATGGTGGTTCTCAGTTACATACAGTAAAGCATAGCTGATATAATTAATTACAGCTATTACTGACCTTACAGAGTACCAAGAGCCAGCCAGGCTATCTGTTCTCAGTGTGTTGCAGAGCATCCAGAATCTCAGTGCATCATTGGCACAATCTCTTAGCAAAATAGCACATTTGTGACTTTGAAGCAAAGAATGCCTCAAAGACTCTCAAAATGCTAAGATATCTCTAACTTGGCCTTGAGGCAATGAAGCTCTGACTTGGCATAAAGCAAACTGGCATGGAATTAAAATGTGGCTTTTGTGAATATCTCCTTTAATCTAATTCTAATTTTGGTTCCAGAACTGATACTATCACAATTTCTCCCCACCCCCAACACCTCTAGATTCTAGTACTgacagattaattttaaatgtaattaatttgtaAGTACCCCCATTTTatagctttctttttcttcgtgatctttttgtttgtttgctatAATTTTGAGATGTATAGGTATATCcttatttatttctctattttgtAAGAAGTTCTGAAAATTTCAAAAGTCACTTTTAAACGCATTGTACAGTTGACCTTTACAATTggtcattttcctcttttcaacAGGCATATGTAAGGATTTACACCGAATTTGAGTctgctttgggtttttatttattatttttttaatacttttgaATATTTACTTAGTCTGAAAATAGAGTAACTGTTTCCTTGCCCTCAGTCTACCCTGAGCATTGCCCAAGGATGTGCCAATGActtggcagctctgcaggcctTTATAGGGGAAAGAGCAGGCACTGAGACTTCTCAAAAGCATTGTGTCAGTgctattcatatttttttttcagggcttCTTAGCAGATTGCAGACTTTAGCTCCCACAGTACGAACTCTATCATCATCAAAGTCCTTTTCACAAAACATTCCAAGCTGTTTGTGGAAACTGGGCCGACTTAATCACGTGGCAATTGCAGTGCCTGATCTGGAGAAAGCTCAGTCCTTGTATAAAGATGTGTTAGGAGCCCAGGTGAGTGAGACTGTTGCTCTTCCTGAACATGGTGTCTACACTGTTTTTGTGGAGCTGGGAAATACCAAGCTGGAACTTCTACATCCTTTAGGAGAGAAAAGTCCCATCGCAAGCTTCCTGCAAAAAAACAAGACTGGAGGAATGCATCATATCTGTATTGAGGTATTTTCACACAATATTTCATGTCATAAGATAGATATATTCAAGTATGCATATTTTAATAGTTTTGACCTCTGTCAAGAACTAACATATAAGGCTTACATATTTCTTCTCTGTTatgcaaaggaaaatttaaatagaTGTTTTGATAGGAACTTGTTtcaaaaaaggtattttaagaagaaattaaattattcctgACCAGTTACAATTTAATATCTGCAGTGAAAACCGTGCTGGACACAGTAGAGTGAGAGAGGAATCCAAGCCTAGTACTCTCCTAATATGGATGCACCCAAAGGCTCTCCAGTGTTTACTTCACTCAGCCTTGGGGATGCAGGAGTTCATTCCAGCTGAGCCCAGACTCAGTTCCTCTTCAGGCCATCTCTGCAGgacaagagcagcagctgctgtggcttttcTGCTCAGGGAAAGAATCTGGAGGGGGCCATGGCACATGTGGCCTTTCTAGTTTAGATAATTTGACAGtcattaatttttgttttgtagacTGGTAGTTGTGTGTAGGAAGAACTGTAGTGAGTTTGGAATATTCATGAACAAAACTGCTGCAAATGAGTAGGAATTAGATGATGTCTGTTCCTCTAAATTAAAACTAGGAATTTCCTTCTTCCCTACAATGGCATTTGGAGCGTTTATTCACCAAATTATGTCCAGACACCTTGGTCTTGAAAAATAGCAATgatattattttcattctagGTCTTTATTGATTATTGATTATTGAATTTTTTAAACAGAGTATTAATATTATTGTTTCATTTAATGAATGCATTTAAGTTttaggaaaattcaaatttaattgGATGACATGACATCATCAGAACTTCAGAGTGTACAGTATAGGCATGTTTTTGCTAATTACATATTTCAGTAGGAAACAGTACTGAAATACTATATTAATGGCTATTATTATAGTTAAGTTCAATAGGAAGACCATGTCTGGATATATTTTTGATTAttcaaagcttttttctttaggaaacTTTATGAATCATAACCTAATCAGAAGGAGAATACATAAATCTAAAAGGGACTTCTACCTTCTGCCCACTGCCCTCCCTTTTCAGCAGCATTTAATGAATCAGTGCTCTGTCATCACTTATAAAGGGAGGTATTTTTCTTTAGTTATTGAGAGCTGGAAAGCAATATAATCTTCCTAGTAAAAGTAATGCAGAATTTAGATTATTTATGGAGTCCTTATAAAGTAACACCAAAAATAATCAATGTTCTTTGTGCATGAGTGATTTTTGgtttattaatttcttaaatataGCACAATCTGTTTAAAGGGTGTTTTATAAAATCTTCAAATAACAAATGCAAACTTCtgtagtatttttatttttaagattagATGTTTTAAATGCTCCTAAATGTAAAATCTGCATAAGACAGTGCAATATGTTAATTTTGTGAACTGTATCTTTTTTATTAGGTTGATGACATAAAAGCAGCTATGacagaactgaagaaaaaaaagatacgAATATTGAGTGAAGAGCCAAAAATAGGTGCACATGGCAAACCTGTGATTTTTCTTCACCCTAAAGATTGCCATGGAGTCCTTGTGGAGCTTGAGCAAGCCTGAGCTGCAAtattcataaataaaacaatagAAGAGTTGTGAAGTTCCTGAGGTGGTGCTGGGAATATTGATGTGGTATTCAGTCTCTACAAGTTCATTGTAGTTCCCACGGATGAAGTACAGCTTTTAAGCACTGAAATAGTGCTACAGATTCAggtctttgttgttgttgctgatCTGATTTTCAGAATTAATATGCTGGAATTTTTTGAATTCTCTAAACACAAACACATCAGCTAAGTTACATATGTACCatagtaatttttctttagttGCCGGTTTGCAGCATGATTTTACTTCTGTAGCCACAGAAACTGTAAAGTTTCCAGGTCAAGCTGCATTATTTTGCTCTACATTTCAGAGCAGAGACCCACTTCTCAGTGACAACAATATAGCTTAGACATTTTCTTTAGaagtgaaggaaaacaaacactgtgttttctcttttcaccATTCATCACTGTGCTTCACAGTGATTGGttcatgcaattaaaaaatctatattttgTTGTATGGGTGTCTGCAATCAGTAAATTAAGTTTTTCTTGACATAACCATTACTGCCAAGGAAGTTACAATGCATAAATCATCATTTAGTTTTTTTATGAACTTTGTGGATGTGCAGACCATGCAAGAAGAGAACATGGAAATTACTTGCCTGACATATATTTCAGACCGTAATGCACTTGTAGCattttagattttttatttttagggtttttgaaaattttttcccaaactttCTCCATAGAAGGACATTTTGAAGAGATGAACAAGCAGCAATTAACCTCTTCACTTACTTTACAAATAcagttttcctttgcagaaACACTTACCAACACATTATTTTCTATAATAACCATCTGTCTGAATTACTGTCTCCAAAATGACATGGAGGGAGAATGATTGCTAGaaacttaaatttaaaaaatcttaaaaaaagcATTCTACTCCCTTTGAGACCTCTGAAATCTTTGAGAGGTCAATTGTGGTAGAATACTTTCAGCTTCAGTACCTTCAAAAAGAACATACCTGCCCTATTGGGCTGGAAATACTGCTCTTGGTATGTGTGGGAAGATGGTTTGTAAGGACAGTCcagaaggcaattttcctcAATGAATTACAACTGTACTAGTTGTTGAGGAGTGGAAACAGCCTTGCCTGTTCAATGAGGATGGGTGTTATAAAAGAGTGGATTAGCTGGCTAAGAGTTAGAGAACCAGGgtctgctgcagtttgagtctgctggctgtgatGTGAGCAGGAAGGAACATGCAGTCATGCAAGGGACTGGCAGGGTAAGATTCTCTGTGAGGGTCAGACAGGGTTGGGTGGTTGGGTAAGGGACAGGCTGGGGTTAGCTGatcatgcagaaggaagaagggagCTTGCAGACTGAAGATGAggaggagtcagtgctgtgtggagttGCCTGAGAAGGCATGAAAGGTTTTTAATAAGGGACTGGTGATGGTGCCAGGTATGTCTGTCTTGGCAACTGCAACAGGTATGTTGATAAAGTGAGACTCAATTATGTATATGAGGTTGTTTCATCAAGTTAACAATTTTGAGAATTAATAATATGAATTAAAACATTATTTGCCAAATGTTTAAACAACCTGTCTACAGATTATATCTGCAGATATGTTGCAATTCTGTGTAAAATGTACATGTGTTACAGTTTGGATAATGTTTTGAGTTTTTAGTGtcttcaaaagaaaaccaaattcaGTCAAGTAATTGGGATGTAGAAGGGGACTGCTGGGAAAAGTCACCATAGAAAACCATAGAAAATAACCTCTTAGTAGCAAATGGAGAATCTTAATAACTAAATTAAAAGCATCCCCACACAAAATGGTGTTTCCATTAAGGGCCTTTGTATGTTCATGGAGTGTGCCTTGATACGAACACCTGGGGTATAGCTACCCCAGGGCAAATAAACACAGACCGCACTGAGCACTCAGCTATTGCAGTAAACACTGATACCTAGCTAATTGCAATGCAGTATCATTACATTAGgacagcttttcattttttctattGTGGGAAAGATTAGCTACTGTCTCAAATTTGCATAATTATGAGCAAACCCTGTCATAATTGCCCTAAGATATGTGTTTCTTTATATACAAAATAGTCACTATCACTTAGCTGCCCTAGAAAGATCTAGAGGTTTCTAATAAAAGGCCTGAGGAACCAACTGTGTTTATCATTCACCATAAGATGTGTTCTTGGAGAAACCCTCCTTCAGTGGGCTTTTGAATAGTACACATTGAATCATACATTTCTAAACTTTAGGGGTGGATCTCTGTATTATTTGCACAAAGGAACAATAATCATGATTTGTTCTCTTGTTCTTGTAAATCTGGCTGTATGATGGGATGTGACTGAGTCCAGTGCAGTTTTCTGCCGTAATGTTCAaacttttggtgtttttgttgcACTGGAGCACCtcaagcagcagggaaaggtgaGGCCATTACCTAACAGGATTGCACGGCATTCAGGAGTGTGATTCACAGAGAGATGCTGCGGACACTCACTGAAAGCACCCTCCCCTTGGGGCCGGCGGCAGAGCAGGTCCCGGGGATGGCGAGTGGCCGTGCCGGGTTCACAGCGGGATGCGTGCCGCACACATCGCTGTCCGCAGCTGCTGCTCCGGGGGCCGGGAGCGGATttggggccggggctgcggcctGCTCGCCTCAGTCCCCGAACCAGAGAGCTGCTCGGGCTGGGCGGCAGGGTCACCTGCAGCCGGGCACACGGAACGCGTCCAGGCGGGCTCCGAATCTCTTCAGAGAGGGAGGCGCcacaccctccctgggcagctcttccAGTGCGCTGCCACCCTCCATGTGAAGTTCTCCCTCACGCTGAGGTGAAACTTGTGCTTCAGTTAATAGCCATTGCTCCTCGTCCTGTCGCTGGACCGCACTGACAGTGTGGCACAGGCGGAGCTGGCGCAGTGCCCGGCCGGTGTGGAGGCGGATCGCGGGCAGGTGAGCGCTTTCCGCCGATGCCCCGGGCCGTGCGGTGcggtgcggggccgggccgccccccgctcccCATGGGCCGTGCGGtgcggggccgccccccgctccccccgggccgtgcggtgcggtgcggggccgggccgccccccgctcccCATCGGCCGTGCGGtgcggggccgccccccgctccccccgggccgggctgtgcggtgcggtgcggggccgccccccgctccccccgggCCGTGCGGtgcggggccgccccccgctccccccgggCCGTGCTGTGCAGTGCGGGGCCGGGCAgccccccgctccccccggccGTGAGGCGGCGCGGGCGCTATGCGCCATGCAGGTTCCTGGGCGCTGGCGCAGGCAGGTTCCCGGGCGGGCCCGCCGCGGTGTGCGGCGCTCAGCAGCCACACAAAAGAGCGGCTGCGGCTGCCCCTGCGCCCGGGACCGGCTCCGCCGCCGCACCGCAGTAAGGACCGGGGCCGCGGGGTGGGGGGCTGACCGACCGACCGACCGACCGCCGGCCGGGGTGGTCGCCGGCATCGACGGCTCCGTCGGGGTGGGGCGGCAGCATCCCGCGGGTCTTCTCAGGGGAGCGGGCAGTCCCGGGCGGGCCCCCTCCCCGCGCCGGCACGGACGGTGCTCCCCTCGGATCGGGGCTGGGCGCTGCTCTCCGTGCGAGCGGCTGCCTCCGCCTCGCCCCAtcttcatccccatcccctggcaACCGAGCTGCCCGCAGGCGGACGGGAGCTGAGGGGAAGGGGAGCCCCTGCGGCACGGCGGGGCTCTGGCACCGGGGGCTCCGCACGCCCGCTGGTCCCCGCCGCGCCCGGGGAGGctccgccgccccccgcccggcgAGGGAGAAGCGGCGGCGAtcccccgggccgggctgcggcTCCGCTCGGCTCCCCCGGGGCGCTGCGAGCTccgagcccagcccggcccggcccggccgcctcAGCCCCCGCGCCGGGACGGCGGGACCGGCCGAGCGGCATCCGCGTCGTGTCCGCGCTTTGTGCGAGCGCGGGAGGCTGAGGTCCGTGTGTCTTCAtaagaatgaaaagaaatgcgAGAGGAGCCCTCCTGTAATGGAGCACCGTTCGGAGTTTATATCTGGTTCTGATTTCATGCCTCCACTGTAGGAAACCGATCAGAGCCTTTGATCCgctcttttccccttcccttcatCATGAGATCTGGAGGGGAAAGGGTGCTTAATTAAGAATACCTGATTTTTTGCTGGGATAAGCAGCATGAGATATTATAGCATGGTATGTTTGCCTCTTATTGAACGGTTTtttgaatgtgtgtgtgtggtgcctTGTATTGCCATAACAAAAgggatgggggtgggggaaaggaaTGGAATACTGCATTTAGAGCTGCATCTTGGAAAGTCAAAGACTGCCTTATTTTGCCTCAGCTGGCATTCCGTGCTTTCAGATTTATGTGCTTGCATCCTCAGTGTCGTTTTGGTGATTGTTGCACATTAGTGAGGACgtacaggaaaataaatttaaataaagacaAGGATGATACAATGTGCATAGTACAGAGATAATGTGCATTGCAGTGATGTTTAAGAAAAGTCTGAAATTACTGTGACCAGTTTGAAAAATGCAAGTAGTGTTTTCAGTCGCATTACATGGCCAAGGCCACCCTAGGAGGGGCTGGGAAATCTTTTTGCAGAAAAGGTATTTCTCTATTATGCTTGTCACCCAAGAACCCCTCATTAAGTAATGAGTAGaattgaaaaagagaaacaactACTGTCATGGttttttgtgattctgtgtaaGCCACAGTGTTTCTAATGCAGCATAGTTTTAAAGGGGAGGAATTTAAGTCCTTATTGTCACTCAAGATAAAACACTATGTGCAGGTTATGAGTTTGAGAAGCGAAGATTGACACTTGTGTTAAAGCATAAGATGGGAATTTATCATTGTTTTGTATTGGTTCTTCTCCATATGGGACAGACAAGatgaaagtgttttttttttttttattttcttgcagttGTTTTGTGAGAGCTAAACTGCTGAAGTCAAAGCCACTGTCCTTAGTCCGTTTTGGGCTCACAGGATTTTGTACTGCAGAACTGTCCTTATAAAACCTGATTGTCAGAGTTTCTAAATTCTCTGATAGCTTAGCCCTTATCTGCACTTGGAAATTTctgaagctatttttaaaaatgcatcagcaGCTACATTATTGCTCCCTCTTGATCCTCTGATAGTATGGCCTCttgcaaaggctgtggctgctcagctcTTTTGGTCAAAGTATTGTAGTCCTAAGGAGGAATCTCGAAAAACATGTTTTGTGCAATTACTTGATTAATGCAGTTCAGGTTGGGGACTGGACATGAATTCAAACAAGCTAGGTGTTTAAAAAGTGACCTTTGCTTAAGGCTGTGAACATGAAAAACCACTTTGAGAAGCATAATATTACCATCTCTCCAGCTGTTATGACAAGAATATTTGCTAAGAAGTAATTTGTGAAAATAACGCAGTTTAAACATCTTTCAGTTAATATTCCTGTGCTGATGGTGGAGAAATTAGAGAAAGTGACCAGTTCCAAGCTACCATCTCCCAGAGAGTCATGGAGGATTCTGGTTTTGTTCAGAATAAATCTTGGTTGTAGCCTTTAAACACATCAGGGTTAGGTGCTTCTGCAGACTTCATATATCAATTTCCCTTGTAATCTGTGTTTAAATAAACAAGGGAATTATTTCATGCTTTAAGCATAGCAGTGGTAAAGGCGAAGGAGCAGATCTTCCAAAAAGACCCAGAGGTCCTGGTGAACAGCAAACTGGACAGAAACCAGCCAGGTCCCCTGGCAACAAAGCCAGGAGCATCCTGGTCTGTATGGACAACAGTGCAGCCAGGACATCAAGGGAATGTTGGACAAGAGATTGCTGATGTTCTTAACAACCTGAAGTGTTATGATTCTGTTTGTGCCTAACTGTACATGATACAAGAAGCAGACACGTTTCCAGAagtcagatttttaaagaaagatttaGAGTTTCCATTCTAGGACTCATCTGTTCATCTCAGTAAAGATGGAATACAGCATCAGTATGATACATTAACCTTTTATATGTAAAACAGTACATTACATTAATATGAACTAATACCTTACTATAAGCCTCCCAAGGAAGAGGTATTTGCTTGAAATAAACATAAAGAAATGCACACTACTTCCAAGCAAGAGCTTGTATCTTTTGGCACTAAGAGGCAATTAAAGATTTGCAACATTTGTGCAACATATGTAATGGTAGTTGTTACAtctagagaaaataaagatgCAGTCACATGCACTTCACAAGTTAAGAGGAAGAGCTGAAAGCAGAATCAGAATACGCTGGTTTTTAGATACTCAAACCTGCAGTTGCTGGGTCAGATGCTCATTATAAGTATTTGCAAATGCTTTTAGTCTACTGGGAAGAATATTATATGTatatgttggggttttt comes from the Oenanthe melanoleuca isolate GR-GAL-2019-014 chromosome 10, OMel1.0, whole genome shotgun sequence genome and includes:
- the MCEE gene encoding methylmalonyl-CoA epimerase, mitochondrial — protein: MAAVLRRGAAGLLSRLQTLAPTVRTLSSSKSFSQNIPSCLWKLGRLNHVAIAVPDLEKAQSLYKDVLGAQVSETVALPEHGVYTVFVELGNTKLELLHPLGEKSPIASFLQKNKTGGMHHICIEVDDIKAAMTELKKKKIRILSEEPKIGAHGKPVIFLHPKDCHGVLVELEQA